TGACGTGGGCTATTCGGGTGCTAACTTTAATTGGTGCAACAATCGGAGAGGTAGAGCTAAAATTTGGAAGCGATTGGACAGAGTGTTAATAAATGGGGAATGTGCGGAGGTCTCTTCCACCATCTCCGTAGAGCATTTAGCGTGACACCCATCCGATCATGCTCCTCTACGGATTTCGTTTGCTACTCGACTAGACAACAAACCGAGGCCGTTTCGATTCTTGAACGTTTGGACTTCTCAGGCTACCCTGATAGAGGTCATTAGAGCTGCTTGGGATAGATCGGTGATTGGGGCTCTGCTACGGGTCTTGTGTTTGAAACTGTTGGCAACAAGGAAAGCTATCCAGGAGTGGAACAAGCAATCCTTTGCTAACGTTTTCGACATGGTTAGGGTGGCAGAGGAGACGGTTCGACGGGCTGAGGTGGAGGTGGAGGGCAATGAGGTTGAGCAGGCACATGATGGCCTTGAAAGGGCTCAGGCGGACCTAAGTCGGGCCCTGGCTCTTGAGGAGCAATTTTGGAGGCAAAAGGCCCGAGTCCGGTGGCTTCAAAGTGGAGATCGGAATTCCAAGTTTTTCCATGTGGTGGTGAAGCAACGAAGGGTGCAGAGCGCTATCCATCGGATCAAGAACTCACAGGGTTCCTGGGTGGAAAAGGATGACGAAATAGCATCTGAGGCGATCACGTTCTTCTTGGACCTGTTTTCTGAGCCTATTGCCCCTGTACAGGAGCTGTTGCACTTAATTCCCCCATTAATCACGGAGGAGGATAATAAGCTCTTGGAGCAGGTCCCGACCATGGAGGAGGTTCGACGAGTGGTTTTTACAATGGACGGGGAAAGTGCTGCAGGACCGGATGGATTCACGGGTAAGTTCTTTACATTTTCCTGGGATGTCATTGCCCAAGATGTCTATAATGCGGTGCTAAGCTTTTTCTGTGGGGCTGAATTACCTAAATTCATTACTTCCACCTCTATTGTGCTCATCCCTAAGGTGTCAAATCCTCAAGACTTTTCAATGTTTAGACCGATCAGTCTCtgcaatttttttaacaaactgTTGTCTAGACTTTTGGCCGACAGGCTATCCTCTATTTTGCCGAAGATAATCTCCCCCCAGCAGACGGGTTTTGTTAAGGGGCAGAATATAACGGAAAATTATTTGTTGGCCCAAGAATTGATGTCGGGTATTGGCAAGTCCGCTAGAGGGGGAAATGTTGCCCTTAAGTTGGACATGTCTAAGGCATATGATAGGGTGTCCTGGTTTCACATTGTTAATGTGTTGCGGAGATTTGGGTTTGGAGAGCAGTTCATAGACAGGGTTTGGCGTCTACTCTCTAATGTGTAGTTCTCAGTCATTGTCAATGGTGCATTGCATGGATTTTTTAAGTCGGCTAGGGGGTTGCGTCAGGGTGACCCTTTGTCACCGGCGCTATTTGTTATAGGTGCTGAGGTGCTGTCGAGAGGTCTTAATGACATGGCTCTCCAGCCAGGGTTTGTCGGCTTTAAAGTTCCCCATGGGTGTCCTACTATCTCCCACTTGGCTTTTACGGATGATGTTCTTATATTTGCAAATGGTTCGTCCAATTCTTTGCGGCGCATCATGCGGGTTTTGGAGTTGTACCAGCATTCCTCGGGGCAGTTGGTGAATGCTCAAAAAAGCGGATATATGACTCACCCATCACTGCCTCCGTCTCGACGAAGGTTGATTGAGCGGGTCACGAAGTTTACTAGGCAGGCTCTTCCATTTCGCTACTTGGGATTCCCGCTGTATTTGGGCAGGTGTCGGTCGTCGTATTTTGGGGGAGTGAGCCGAGCTATTTTGGGAAGGGTGATGTCATGGAAATCAAGGCTTCTATCTCCAGGTGGGAAGTTAATCCTTATTAAACATGTTCTTGCAGCTATACCTGTCCATTTGCTCTCGGCAGCAGTGTTGCCGAGCTCGGTATTCGCAATGATTGAAAAGGTTTGTGCAAACTTCTTGTGGGGATCACTGGATGAGAAAGCGAAGTTCCATTTGATACGATGGCCTCATTTATGCTACCCGGTGGAGGAGGGAGGCGCAGGATTTCGTAGGCTTCGGGATGTCTACCGAGCTTTTTCGTGCAAACTATGGTGGCTGTTTCGGACGGGATCTTCGCTTTGGGCAACCTTTTTGCACGCTAAATATTGTAGAGGGGCTCATCCGTGCGAAGTCCCATTGAGGTTGTCCGCTATGGCTACTTGGAGACGAATGTGGAATGTTAGTCGACAGGTGGAGTTGTCAATGCTATGGCAGGTTAACGAGGGTTCGTGTAACTTCTGGTATGACAATTGGTTAGGCAGTGGTGCTTTAGTGCTGCGGTCTACCGTCGCCCCGGATCTCACTTTTGGGGACTTCATCAGCAATGGGGAATGAGATGTACAGTTGCTTTCTCGAGCTGTACCACAAGACATTATCCCGGCCATCTTACAACAGCCGGTACCTGGTGGGGGTTGTGCGGATGAGGCGGTATGGATGGCGTCGACATCTGGTAAATTCACCCTGGCCTCGGCTTTTGGAGAAGTTCGTCAGGCCCGCAACATCTCGGCTGTTCTATCTCGTGTCTGGCATCATCGAATTCCATTGAAgatttcctttttcatgctACGATTATTGATGGGCCGGTTGCCTCTGGCAGAGACGCTATGTAAGCTTGGCTTTCATATGCCTTCAAAGTGCCTTTGTTGTCAAAGTCCATCCTGCGAATCCATTGAGCATCTGTTCTCTATGGGGCAGGTGGCCCTGGAAGTATGGAGTTACTTTGGGAGTATGTGTGGGGTAATCTGTACAGGGTCCTTATTGCGTGCTCGAATGGGTGCGTGGTGGTTCGTTGAGCAGAAATTGGAAAGGAGGCGATTCATTTTTACTATCCTTCCTAGCCTTATTTGCTGGCATATTTGGAAGGCTAGGAATAAAGGCGTCTTTGAAGGCAAACCAATGCGTCCAGCAGTTGTTATTCAGGCCATATTCAGAGAAGCTAAGATGCTTTTGGAGATTCAGTTTAAGGGCCAAGTTGGGGCACACACGTTTCAGCAGTTATATGATTGGTCGGGTGTCCCAGTGGGTGGCTTTGGTTTTCAGTTGGTGCGTTGGATAGGGCCAGAATTATGGGTGTTAACGCTCAATACAGATGGGTGCTCAAAGGGGAACCCTGGTACGGGTGGTAGCGGTGGTGTCCTGCGCGACTCTTCCGGAAGGTTGCTATTGGCATTCTCGGCCTATCTTGGGGAAACTACCAGTCTACATGCGGAAACTTCAGCCCTTCTGATTGGGCTTCGCGAGTGTGCTCAGAGGGGATTCGGCAATGTAGGAGTCCAGTTAGATTCCTTGGTCCTGGTGGGGATTCTGCAGAAGACGTTCCAGTGTCCTTGGCACATCCGGAGGGCAGTTTGGCAGATATGGCAATTGCTTGGTGACTCCCCTCGGGTAGCTCATTGCTACAGGGAGGCGAACAAAGTTGCGGATATTTTGTCTAATGTGGGAGTTTCACACCCTGGACATCAGGTTAGGGTTTATGAACACGTAGGACTGATACCTCAGTTGGTTCGGGGCGCCCTTCGTTTAGATAGGTTAGGCTTGCCGTCAGTTAGGAAGGTCCGGATGGCGTAGCTTCTGTGTTGGGATAAGGCAGTGAGCATGGTTGTAACTTTCAGTTCGAATTCATAATAAATGatgaatttaataaaaaaaatagaatttatGATACCTTACTCTTGAAATTCTTGCCTCCTCGTGTGAAGGTGAAAAGAAATTACTGCATAGTTATATTTTCATAAGTTGTATAAAagaatcaaaaaagaaaaaagaataaggttttgatgaggaaaattcaaaaattgaaaCAGCACGATTAGAGTTGAAAGATGAACTAATTTATATGATATTTGAATTGAGTTTAAGAGTTCATTCGAATTTGATTCGATAACTAGTCAAACCAAACTCGAATAACATTTTATATTCGATAGCATTCAAATTCGATAAAAACTCGTTCAAGTTCGATTGgacaaataaacaaatcaaacttaaataaaattttaaaatcattaaaataatcaaacaaatttaAATACTAGAATGTTCGTCTTGATTAAGCTCAATGACATCCCTACGCACAATGGCTAAATGTTGGGTCTCCTTTTTGGCTAAGTTATCTGCCCTGTAGTCTGTCTCTTGGGGTTAACGAATGATTCCTCAAATTCTTTCCCTGGGACGGGCcatgaaaagaaataaatactcaagaaataaaATCATTCCTCATCATTCCAATCGTGCAATATCCACTGTTTAAATTAACATTCATATCACAAAGAATTCAAATTAGTCAAGAATACCACATCAAAAAGACATGGTTGTAATGAATCAGCAGCATATATAGATGTGTTTAGAATCAATACTAAGCTGCCTTTTAACAACAAAAAGGTGAATAGGGATCTGTTGCATCTTCTTGGAAAGGTGATCTTACCTTCATTGTAACATCATCTGCAGGAGGAATAGCTACAAACATACTTCCTCCAACAAAGGCTAAACTCTTGTTATTCGCTACCAAGCCGTCAACCACATGAGGAAGATCGAGAACAATACAGTTCAAGTCAGGAAAAGCATCAGCAATTTCCGTAGCCAAAGTTCCAGTTCCACCTCCAACATCCACCAAAGAATTCAACATTGAAAGAACATCCTTGCAATCCCTGATCAGAATACTGCCAACTAGCCTAGAATCGCTAGCCATTCcttcattaaaaaaattattaagcctCAGATCCTGGCCTGCAAGCTCCCACACTACCTTCCCGTGACAAGTCTTGAAGGGATTCACATCACTGTTGCTTTGCAACCACCGGCTAAGGTGGTACCATGGATCCATCAAGGTAGGATCAAGCATGGTGTCACGCTAAAAGGCTCatcttttaataaaagtttAGAAGAAGTAGTGAGCATATAACCTTCCTCTTCATCGTGCTGGGTAACTTTTGCCTCGATGAAGAAGCCTGAGTGGATTAGAATCCTCATCAGATGATAGACAAAGGGGGCTTTTGCATTGCCAATTGGAAAAGCATTGGTGAGTTCATCCAGACTCATTGGCTTAACATGCTTGTGATTAATGTCTGGTATGCCGAGTTGAATTGCACATTTGAGGGAAATGGAGTTTATGAAGTTGAATATGTGATTCCATATGTGAGCTTGAGCTTGAAGTAGCTTATTAGCATCACCATTTCTACCCAAGTCCATCTTTCGCTGTTGATTTTGTTTTCCTCTTTGGGTATAACAGGTAGGCATCCAATCTTATAGTTAAAGAGCATATAAGGCCCATACCAATGGATAGGCATGATGATTAGTAACTGGTGCCATGAGTGGCTATaacaattcaatttagttctTCTGCGCACTCTTTTTGTTGATTAATATATTTGCAAGATCCAGAAAGGTGTATTTGTACTTGGGACTTCCCCTGGTGATAACAGCATCAAAAAAGCAAGTTTTCGCCTACATTGTTgataaagcaaaataaaaaatgcagGGATGGAAGCACAACTTACTCAGCTATGCAGGAAAAGAGGTACTTCTTAAGTCAGTCATAATGGCATTACCAAATTACACAATGTCATGCTGTAGGTTGCCTAAAGGACTTTGTTATGAAATATGTGGTCAAATGGCAAAATTTTGGAGAGGCCAAAATGAAGAGGATAGGAAGATGCAATGGGTAAGTTGGGAGAAAATTACACAGGTGAAGGAAAATGGAGGTCTGGGTTTTAGGGATCTAGAGCACTTTAATAGTGCTTTGTTAGCAAAGCAACTATGGAGGATATTGATGCAACCAGACCTATTAGTGAGCAGAGTGCTAGGAGCAAAGTACAAAATAGCGTAAACAGGCTGGGATGGAGAAGCTCCAAAGAACGCAACATGGGTGTGGAAAAGTATATACAGCTCTGGACTGGTGCTAAAAAAAGGAATGTGGAAGAGAGTGGGAGATGGGACTACTATCAACATATGGAGGGACAAATGGATCATGGCACCACCAACCGGGAGAATAGCAACTCAGAAACCTCCAGCTTGTAACTTGCAAACTGTGGCAGACTTGTTGATAGAGAAGGAATGGAATACAAAGCTGATTGAGGAGACGTTCTCAAAGCAGGAAGCTTCACAAATATTACAGGTGCCATTAAGTTTGTTTCCCAGAAAGGATGCGGTTTATTGGAAATACTCAAAATCAGGAAATTACACTGTGAAATCGGGATATGCAGTAGAAAAGGAAGAGGTCAACCAAAGGCACAAGAAAAATCATGGAGAGGAAGGAACCAGCTACGCACAGCATAAAGGAAAAGTGTGGAAGAGCTTGTGGGGATTAAGGATGAAGCCAAAGATAAAACATTTCATATGGAGATGCCTACACAACAGCATTCCTGTAAATGAGTTGATACACAAAAGAACAGGAAAAGGCTCTCCATTATGCAAATGTTGTGGGGAGGGGGAGGAGACAGTGGAACATATGATTTTCTTTTGCAATAATGCTGACCCTATATGGAAGCTGGCCCCAATACAGTGGGACAGATTATTGCAATGGAGATCAAATTTCTGGAGATGGTGGGAAGGTATATTAGAGGCAAGGAGCAGACAAAGAGGAGAAGACCACATCACTTTAACAGCAAACATCATCTGGCAAATTTGGAAGGCAAGAAATGCTCGACAGTTTGAAGGGAAATGTGGAGAGCACATGGCCATACTAGAAACGGCAAAAAATGAATGGCTGGAGTTCCAAGAGGAGCAggtggaaaatgaaaaaaagcaTAGGACAGGAACGAGTCACCAAATGCAAAACTATCTATGGAGCCCACCAGACGCAGGGGTAATAAAGATAAACACTGATGCCACGATTCCTACTAAATCAGCAGGAGCTGGGTTAGGAATGATAGCGAGAGATAGTGATGGAAACATTGTCCAAGCAAGAGGCATCAGGAAGTATAGTAGGGGTGGTGCGGAAATGGAAGAGGCAGATGCACTCAGACAAGGCCTGCTAATGGCTAGAGAAGCTGGATGGAGAAGAATTGAAATGCAAACTAATTGCAAAGCTGCCATTGAAACAATATGCAAGACAGGCTTGGGTGAAACACCAATTGGCACGATCATAGAAGATATTAGACATTTGAGTGACATGTTCCAAGACTgtactttttcttttgtgtaTCGAGATGGAAATAGAAGTGCTCATAAAATGGCACAATTTGCAACTAAACTTGTTTTCAAGGTAATATGGAAACAAAGTTTCCCCCTGTGGCTGAAAGAGAGTATACAGGAGGATAATAGGACCAATGTCCTTTTATGTAACTAAAATCTTGTATTATCAAGTTCATATATGTATAAGAAGAATAccgtttgagaaaaaaaaaaaaaaagaagaaaggtgtATTTGTGGAGAATGGGCTGGGACGGTTGTCAGGTGCCACCGTCCCAAATGATGTATGGGAAAGGTTTTCTCAACAAGGCAAATTTTGATAACGTGCAGCCAAAAGCAAGTCACATAACTTTGAAATTACAAACATATATGGATCTACACGAATATTAATTAGATACAATGTCATTGTTCGAAATTGAATAAGTAATTTACATTTTGTTTAGAAAGTGTTGTACAACTTAGGCAAGTTAAGAACTGAAaatctttttcagttttttgCCCCTCATGTTTATCCGTTCTTTCTTCAACTTACATTCAGCTGTAATGGCTGAATTTAAAGCGGAAGCGATGCATCTACTTCAACTTCAACAATGTTGGAAACAGTTATTGTCCTTAGCTACCTCAACTCCACACCATTTATACATAATGTGCTTGCGGTGTATTCCAGGCTGGGATTTGGACACATTCCAGTGTTGGATTGTGGTGGGGTTTAATACCAAATCAATGGATTTTAATTGGTGAATTTTAATCTTATGAACTCAGGCAATAAGGATAAAAATCTAAATAACACtactataaaaaaaattgtcaacTAGAAAACGTGCAACATCGATTTCATACCTTCATTAAAACAGCATCTGCAGGAGGAATGGCTTCAAACATGTTACCTCCAACATAGGCCAAGTTCTTACTACTCTCCAAGCCATCAACAACATGAGGAAGATCAAGCACAGTGCATTTCAGGCGAGGGAAAGCATCAGCAATTGCCTTAGCAAAGGTTCCAGTTCCACCTCCAACATCCACCAATGAATTCAAACTCTCAAAAACATGCTTACAATCTTTGGTCACCACACTACTAACCATCCGGGTATCACTAGCCATTGCTTCGTTAAAGAATTGATTAAGCCACGGCGCATGACTTGCAAAAGCATAAATTGACCTCCCATGGCAAGTATAAAATGGGGTTTCGTCACTATTCTGAAACCACTGGCTGAGATGGTGCCATGGATCAGTCAAGGTGGGATCGAGC
This region of Coffea arabica cultivar ET-39 chromosome 3c, Coffea Arabica ET-39 HiFi, whole genome shotgun sequence genomic DNA includes:
- the LOC113735944 gene encoding uncharacterized protein, which produces MASTSGKFTLASAFGEVRQARNISAVLSRVWHHRIPLKISFFMLRLLMGRLPLAETLCKLGFHMPSKCLCCQSPSCESIEHLFSMGQVALEVWSYFGSMCGVICTGSLLRARMGAWWFVEQKLERRRFIFTILPSLICWHIWKARNKGVFEGKPMRPAVVIQAIFREAKMLLEIQFKGQVGAHTFQQLYDWSGVPVGGFGFQLVRWIGPELWVLTLNTDGCSKGNPGTGGSGGVLRDSSGRLLLAFSAYLGETTSLHAETSALLIGLRECAQRGFGNVGVQLDSLVLVGILQKTFQCPWHIRRAVWQIWQLLGDSPRVAHCYREANKVADILSNVGVSHPGHQVRVYEHVGLIPQLVRGALRLDRLGLPSVRKVRMA
- the LOC113735071 gene encoding trans-resveratrol di-O-methyltransferase-like produces the protein MDSARNIGDHTGELFQAQAHIWNHIFNFINSMSVKCAIQLGIPDAIHKHGQPMTLDQLIDALPIKNAKAPFVYRLMQILIHSGFFIEAKIPGNENDNQKGYLLTSASELLLKSNPFSMTPFLLAMLDPTLTDPWHHLSQWFQNSDETPFYTCHGRSIYAFASHAPWLNQFFNEAMASDTRMVSSVVTKDCKHVFESLNSLVDVGGGTGTFAKAIADAFPRLKCTVLDLPHVVDGLESSKNLAYVGGNMFEAIPPADAVLMKV